In the Oncorhynchus keta strain PuntledgeMale-10-30-2019 chromosome 14, Oket_V2, whole genome shotgun sequence genome, one interval contains:
- the cenpt gene encoding centromere protein T — protein MDSVDEDLSARILLQNVIQTESSRSPITRSASQAQFQSPGFRVRHSIRLRRSDVGALTPQEALKQSIKKKLRESTSRSSLPEPPSKRWAVSEGVGKINTPAPATDSLLYDDDITPRYLLRGILQTEPETSLLVQDRPVRKVPELPSTNSSLHSNRPSTGLSELDLPDMTTTVNLSNTVKGLSRKRPCRSLNITAFNRQLEHEDGEGGSATEKYLSSLSSASPSSITFSLKTPFVDIRTEKRRFQRKVANRKKICLEEFDEALRNRQAAMGGDPELSVGEDQQGLSETVRSEGFNLGLSDLTAPDITHDIITSKTELYAPPDDTATTFTIATQDKDTITGTQIQREMGGMKDEEEKDMEVVGEQNEYTMEIDNKDGEDLAVDAGQREALVRQEESKSQTEEVADSRTGEDEELAKSQTEEEVAESPTEGEVAESPTEGEVAESPTEGEVAESPTEGEVAESPTEGEVAESPTEGEVAESPTEGEVAESPTEGEVAESPTEGEVAESPTEGEVAESPTEGEEEEMTESQTEDVADEGRQVVEKGLTSQSLVHNAMHISRRAYCSEGGVKVAGVMEGGRGYKSMGAELHPTETGCAGRRSEGDTAGEWHSGPEVGASESAHSRTVTLGSAPPSPLPQEDELEGLSRTGTSLGNEEMENSMPSLEMTFVPENNAPHSSISSLHPITAQSPADHEEDWDDVEEGDGIQSEELSMKTPAFVREKRNALPIDPLATPTILKNLQPSVSAGAAAAVKPKAVRGKRTGSAKKDPGLSKSYIMSVFKHFAKTKVSTDVYPVLKEIMELYFDRLADDLEMFAAHAKRKTIEVEDVELLMRRQGFVTDSMPVNVLIEKYLPMESRKLLIPVATSGNYVIPKPGRK, from the exons ATGGATTCTGTAGATGAGGACCTGTCTGCTCgaattctcctgcaaaatgtaaTTCAAACGGAGTCCTCCAGGTCCCCAATTACCCGCAG TGCCTCCCAGGCTCAGTTCCAGTCCCCTGGGTTCAGAGTCAGACATAGTATCAGACTAAGGAGGAGTGATGTTGGTGCCCTTACCCCACAGGAGGCCCTCAAACAGAGCATCAAAAAGAAGCTTCGTGAG AGCACTTCCAGGTCTTCCCTGCCAGAGCCACCCAGTAAGAGGTGGGCTGTATCAGAGGGAGTCGGGAAGATAAACACGCCTGCACCAGCCACAGACTCACTTCTCTATGACGATGACATCACACCTAGATACCTACTCAGGGGGATCCTGCAGACAG AGCCGGAGACATCCCTTCTGGTTCAGGACCGGCCAGTCAGGAAGGTGCCAGAGCTGCCCTCCACAAACTCCAGTCTTCACAGCAACCGCCCAAG TACAGGGCTGTCTGAGTTGGATCTCCCTGACATGACCACCACAGTAAACCTGTCAAATACGGTGAAGGGACTAAGCAGGAAGCGACCATGTCGGAGTCTCAACATAACAGCATTCAACAGGCAGCTTGAACATGAAG ATGGAGAAGGTGGCAGTGCAACAGAAAAATACCTCTCATCCCTGTCTTCTGCCTCTCCAAG CTCTATCACCTTCTCTCTGAAAACACCCTTTGTGGACATTCGGACTGAGAAAAGGAGATTTCAAAGGAAGGTAGCAAATCGTAAAAAAATTTGCCTTGAGGAGTTTGACGAGGCCCTACGGAATCGACAGGCGGCAATGGGTGGAGACCCTG AGCTGAGTGTTGGGGAGGATCAGCAGGGTCTCAGTGAGACTGTTCGTTCTGAGGGGTTCAACTTGGGACTGAGTGACCTCACCGCTCCTGACATCACCCATGACATCATCACCAGCAAAACAGAGCTCTACGCCCCGCCTGATGACACAGCAACAACCTTCACTATCGCCACCCAGGACAAAGACACCATCACAGGCACACAGATCCAGCGAGAAATGGGAGGAAtgaaggatgaggaggagaaagaTATGGAGGTGGTAGGGGAACAAAATGAGTACACGATGGAAATAGACAACAAAGATGGAGAGGATTTGGCTGTTGATGCTGGGCAGAGAGAGGCCTTGGTGAGACAGGAGGAGTCCAAATCACAGACCGAAGAGGTAGCTGACTCCCGGACAGGAGAAGATGAGGAGCTGGCTAAATCTCAAACAGAAGAAGAGGTAGCCGAGTCTCCGACAGAAGGAGAGGTAGCCGAGTCTCCGACAGAAGGAGAGGTAGCCGAGTCTCCGACAGAAGGAGAGGTAGCCGAGTCTCCGACAGAAGGAGAGGTAGCCGAGTCTCCGACAGAAGGAGAGGTAGCCGAGTCTCCGACAGAAGGAGAGGTAGCCGAGTCTCCGACAGAAGGAGAGGTAGCCGAGTCTCCGACAGAAGGAGAGGTAGCCGAGTCTCCGACAGAAGGAGAGGTAGCCGAGTCTCCGACAGAAGGAGAGGTAGCCGAGTCTccgacagaaggagaggaggaggagatgactgAATCTCAGACAGAAGATGTAGCAGATGAAGGGAGACAGGTAGTGGAAAAAGGCTTGACATCACAGAGTTTAGTACACAACGCGATGCACATCAGTCGGAGAGCTTATTGCTCAGAGGGTGGTGTCAAGGTTgctggagtgatggaaggagggaggggctacAAGAGCATGGGAGCAGAGCTCCATCCTACAGAGACTG ggTGCGCAGGCAGAAGGTCAGAGGGGGACACTGCTGGTGAGTGGCACAGCGGGCCGGAGGTGGGAGCTAGTGAGAGCGCCCACAGCCGCACAGTAACCCTTGGCAGCGCCCCTCCCTCCCCGCTGCCCCAGGAAGATGAGCTGGAAGGTTTGAGTAGAACAGGCACCAGCCTTGGaaatgaggagatggagaacTCCATGCCTTCTTTAGAGATGACCTTTGTACCTGAGAACAATGCCCCTCATAGTAGCATTTCATCCCTGCACCCCATCACTGCCCAGAGCCCAGCTGACCACGAGGAGGACTGGGATGATGTGGAAGAGGGGGATGGTATCCAGAGTGAAG AGCTGTCCATGAAGACTCCTGCGTTTGTCAGAGAGAAGAGGAATGCTCTGCCTATTGACCCCCTGGCCACACCTACTATTCTCAAAAACCTTCAACCAAG TGTTTCGGCTGGTGCTGCAGCTGCGGTGAAGCCCAAAGCGGTGAGGGGAAAGCGGACTGGATCGGCCAAGAAGGATCCTGGTCTCTCTAAGAGCTACATCATGAGTGTGTTCAAACACTTTGCCAAGACCAAGGTGTCTACAGATGTCTACCCTGTCCTAAAGGAGAT AATGGAGCTCTACTTTGACCGACTAGCTGATGACTTGGAGATGTTTGCTGCTCACGCCAAGAGGAAGACCATTGAGGTAGAGGATGTAGAGCTGCTGATGCGGAG ACAGGGGTTTGTGACTGACAGCATGCCAGTCAATGTGTTGATTGAGAAATATCTCCCAATGGAATCCCGGAAGCTCCTCATTCCTGTGGCAACAAGTGGTAACTACGTCATTCCCAAACCGGGGAGAAAATGA
- the LOC118393906 gene encoding THAP domain-containing protein 11-like, translated as MPGFTCCVPGCYNNSHRDRELRFYTFPKDTTQREIWLKNISRAGVSGCFSTFQPTTGHRVCSVHFPGGRKTYTVRVPTLFPLRGVNERKNRRGRNRKASAAATAPSPGSIVITNVVSTAPGAAETAQSDAVTDTAATDGPIVVQIGPDGEYVGCVNPAAQGDGSCFTAVVSSSTDLAGGEDPPADAAAAAQQQTVQYYSVVSNPLDHAYSLTTGTTSAELLRKLNEQRDIIALMEVKMKEMKATIRQLRVTEAKLQEEVRERDRLLSAGAAVKKM; from the coding sequence ATGCCTggattcacctgctgtgtccctgGCTGTTACAACAACTCTCATCGGGACAGAGAGCTGCGGTTCTACACATTTCCAAAGGATACCACGCAAAGGGAAATTTGGCTCAAGAACATCTCCCGGGCCGGGGTGAGCGGCTGTTTTAGTACCTTCCAACCCACTACTGGACACCGCGTCTGTAGCGTACACTTTCCCGGTGGCAGAAAGACCTATACCGTTCGAGTACCGACGCTCTTCCCGCTGAGAGGAGTGAATGAACGCAAGAATCGAAGGGGCAGGAACAGGAAAGCGTCTGCGGCGGCTACAGCCCCCAGTCCAGGTAGTATTGTCATCACAAACGTTGTTTCGACAGCCCCCGGTGCCGCTGAGACCGCTCAGAGCGATGCAGTCACCGACACAGCTGCTACTGATGGCCCTATCGTGGTGCAGATCGGCCCAGACGGCGAATACGTCGGATGTGTAAATCCAGCCGCGCAGGGTGACGGGTCCTGTTTTACTGCGGTCGTCTCCAGCTCCACTGACCTGGCTGGGGGCGAAGATCCCCCTGCAGACGCCGCAGCCGCTGCCCAGCAGCAGACTGTGCAGTACTACAGCGTTGTCAGCAACCCGCTGGACCACGCGTACTCGCTGACCACCGGGACCACCTCGGCCGAACTACTTCGGAAGCTGAACGAGCAGCGGGACATCATCGCACTCATGGAAGTGAAGATGAAGGAGATGAAGGCAACCATCCGCCAGCTGCGCGTAACCGAGGCCAAGCTACAGGAGGAGGTGCGAGAGCGGGACCGTTTGCTCTCGGCAGGAGCAGCGGTAAAGAAAATGTGA